A single window of Nocardia sp. NBC_01327 DNA harbors:
- the add gene encoding adenosine deaminase, with the protein MTFTAPQLPATQPLGPQELAPADYLRRMPKIELHCHLEGSVPVETARKLARRNNITLPSDDPDALYRFADLEEFLITYQAVSRSMVSAADFALVAYDCLAEASKAGNLRYREMAFNPTNHPDLSYRDMLAGLTDGLSAAATDFGVDCRLIVAVNREHSPGAAADLLRTVAAHRSDHIVGVGLDHNELVGPPEAFQEAFAIAARLGLHRTAHSGERGDHAEITTCIDVLGVERIDHGYAVLDAPAEVRRSIDAGIHYATCWETALFHVGGEVSRSRIGDMIESGLSVSISSDDPPMLHTDIGTEYVRAGAHLGWTVADAEQCVLDAVDATFLAAGERAALRSRLVAELAEFRSAASATAAPPVES; encoded by the coding sequence ATGACTTTCACCGCACCACAATTGCCTGCCACACAGCCCCTCGGCCCACAGGAACTCGCGCCCGCCGACTATCTGCGCCGGATGCCCAAGATCGAATTGCACTGCCATCTGGAGGGATCGGTTCCCGTCGAGACGGCACGAAAGCTGGCCCGGCGCAACAACATCACCTTGCCGTCCGATGATCCGGACGCGCTCTACCGGTTCGCCGATCTGGAGGAGTTCCTGATCACCTATCAGGCGGTCTCGCGGTCGATGGTGAGTGCCGCGGACTTCGCGCTGGTCGCCTATGACTGCCTGGCCGAGGCCTCGAAGGCCGGTAATCTGCGTTACCGCGAGATGGCGTTCAACCCGACAAACCACCCGGACCTAAGCTATCGCGACATGCTGGCCGGGCTCACCGACGGTCTGTCGGCCGCGGCCACCGATTTCGGGGTGGACTGCCGATTGATCGTCGCGGTGAACCGTGAGCATTCACCCGGTGCGGCAGCCGATCTGCTGCGCACGGTCGCCGCTCACCGGAGTGATCACATTGTCGGCGTCGGTCTCGATCACAATGAACTCGTCGGACCGCCGGAAGCGTTTCAGGAGGCCTTCGCGATTGCCGCGCGGCTCGGCCTGCATCGGACCGCGCACTCCGGCGAGCGTGGCGATCACGCCGAAATCACCACGTGCATCGATGTTCTCGGCGTGGAACGGATCGATCACGGTTATGCCGTGCTCGATGCGCCCGCCGAGGTGCGTCGCAGTATCGATGCGGGTATTCACTACGCGACCTGCTGGGAGACCGCGCTGTTCCATGTCGGCGGCGAGGTGTCGCGGTCCCGGATCGGGGACATGATCGAGTCGGGGCTGAGCGTCTCGATCAGCTCGGATGATCCGCCGATGCTGCATACCGATATCGGCACCGAATACGTCCGCGCCGGAGCGCATCTCGGCTGGACCGTGGCCGATGCCGAACAATGCGTGCTCGACGCGGTCGATGCGACCTTCCTCGCCGCCGGTGAACGAGCGGCGTTGCGCTCGCGTCTGGTCGCCGAACTCGCCGAATTCCGCAGCGCCGCTTCGGCTACCGCTGCGCCCCCGGTGGAATCGTGA
- a CDS encoding ester cyclase: MNSTVADNKATITSFINALNEGIDGTATDWIAYLSPQVIDHNQIIFGEADEPGAAIEGFRQQLAAFSNTDDGEGGILIQDLMGEDGRVMARLRVVGKHTGAHARMPEPTGRSCDVEQIWVFTLVEGRIAEIRAVSDRLGMFLQLGWDWPTVD, encoded by the coding sequence ATGAACAGCACGGTTGCGGACAACAAGGCCACCATCACCTCGTTCATCAACGCGCTCAACGAGGGCATCGACGGGACCGCGACGGACTGGATCGCCTATCTGTCACCGCAGGTCATCGACCACAACCAGATCATCTTCGGCGAGGCCGACGAGCCGGGTGCGGCCATCGAGGGCTTCCGGCAGCAGTTGGCGGCCTTCAGCAATACCGATGACGGTGAGGGCGGGATTCTGATCCAGGATCTGATGGGTGAGGACGGGCGGGTCATGGCGCGGCTGCGGGTGGTCGGCAAGCACACCGGCGCGCATGCGCGGATGCCCGAGCCGACCGGCCGTAGCTGCGATGTCGAGCAGATCTGGGTCTTCACCCTGGTGGAGGGCCGGATTGCCGAGATTCGCGCGGTCAGTGACCGGCTGGGTATGTTCCTGCAGCTGGGCTGGGACTGGCCGACGGTCGACTGA
- a CDS encoding TetR/AcrR family transcriptional regulator, with translation MPASTAPKRGRPIRMSREAIVDTTLRVLSTSGQDGFSMRGLADELGVSTAAIYHHFPTKAALFIAVLSARAAELDRPELPADPRDRLVVIINHLIEVLHQLPWVAEILVGGESFGRAALWILDEFLSAALALGASDEYAGFMYNAAWRFTLGELITRRAEDERAAEAAAGRPRPRWTDLAPDQLEEFPTASRLLRKLTPMRDDYRSADAVAHLIDGMIAALPGAPAAR, from the coding sequence ATGCCAGCCAGCACCGCCCCCAAACGCGGCCGACCCATCCGGATGAGCCGCGAGGCGATCGTCGATACGACCCTGCGCGTGCTCAGCACCTCCGGACAGGACGGCTTCAGCATGCGCGGACTGGCCGATGAACTCGGCGTCAGCACCGCCGCCATCTATCACCACTTCCCCACCAAGGCAGCACTTTTCATCGCGGTGCTGAGCGCCCGCGCCGCGGAGCTCGACCGCCCCGAACTGCCCGCCGATCCGCGCGATCGACTGGTCGTGATCATCAACCATCTGATCGAGGTGCTGCACCAGCTGCCCTGGGTCGCGGAGATCCTGGTGGGCGGCGAATCCTTCGGCCGTGCCGCCCTGTGGATACTCGATGAATTCCTCTCCGCCGCACTCGCATTGGGCGCTTCCGACGAGTACGCCGGGTTCATGTACAACGCCGCCTGGCGATTCACGCTCGGTGAACTCATCACCCGCCGCGCCGAGGACGAGCGCGCGGCCGAGGCGGCCGCCGGACGCCCCCGGCCGCGCTGGACCGATCTGGCGCCGGATCAGCTGGAGGAATTCCCCACCGCCAGCCGCCTGCTGCGCAAATTGACCCCGATGCGCGACGACTACCGCAGCGCCGACGCCGTCGCCCATCTCATCGACGGCATGATCGCCGCGCTGCCCGGGGCGCCGGCCGCGCGGTAG
- a CDS encoding helix-turn-helix domain-containing protein translates to MTRNAGADLTDDRSNLSRDVGVNVRARRTALGLSVAELARQSGVSGPFLSQLETGRCSISIPTLYRVAEALNTTPNELLPQAPGSVLVTRAGHGPMIEATESEHPQRPRLLTRRGPGVALEAFHYRIEAAEDEQQWYQHRGEDFVHVIAGAILVEFQDGRTVELATGDSLHHDGDVPHRWKLLGEGPAEAVIVVTIPPGAQR, encoded by the coding sequence TTGACCAGGAATGCGGGTGCGGACCTCACCGATGACCGCTCGAATCTGAGCCGGGACGTCGGTGTCAATGTGCGGGCGCGGCGCACCGCGCTGGGTTTGTCCGTGGCCGAGCTCGCACGGCAATCCGGGGTGTCCGGGCCGTTCCTGAGCCAGCTCGAAACCGGACGCTGTTCCATCAGCATCCCCACGCTGTACCGAGTGGCCGAGGCCCTGAACACGACCCCGAACGAACTGCTGCCGCAGGCGCCGGGCAGCGTGCTCGTCACCCGCGCGGGGCACGGGCCGATGATCGAGGCCACCGAATCCGAACATCCGCAACGGCCCAGACTGCTCACTCGCCGGGGGCCGGGAGTCGCACTCGAGGCCTTCCACTACCGCATCGAGGCCGCCGAAGACGAGCAGCAGTGGTATCAGCATCGGGGCGAGGACTTCGTGCATGTCATCGCGGGTGCGATTCTCGTCGAATTCCAGGACGGCAGAACCGTGGAGCTGGCCACGGGCGATTCCCTGCATCATGACGGCGATGTCCCGCACCGCTGGAAACTGCTGGGGGAGGGTCCGGCGGAGGCTGTCATCGTGGTCACGATTCCACCGGGGGCGCAGCGGTAG
- a CDS encoding hydroxyneurosporene dehydrogenase, translating into MPAPAFPLHRARKDLPAGLLSDVEDYQALGIGTDGRAPAVAEDGMRTSGASGTWEWWYFDSHLADGSTVVIVFYTKDFNTPFKGMGPMITVEIDRPDGTHIEREFKFDAAKWSASETSCDVRIGENYFRGDLEHYEIRVVDGDFDIEVSIDRTSNSWRPKTGIIAFGEDDKFFGWVVAVPQGKTTVDVKSPEATFTESGSCYHDHNWGTVMMPKVINHWYWGRAEIGPFTFIVAEIIAESEFDNVPIVVFNLARDGHTVADDERNVTVYRTYPRVGPDSPKPISDRLLFEYEVPDDDLRYEITLWRKKNLLVAKFLDKIIPNSFARGVVSRLTGFDGAYHRFTGEATVRVFRGGNVVEEYSSPTAVWELMFFGK; encoded by the coding sequence ATGCCCGCACCCGCATTTCCGCTCCACCGGGCCCGCAAGGACTTGCCGGCTGGTCTGCTGTCGGACGTCGAGGACTATCAGGCTCTCGGTATCGGGACAGACGGCCGGGCGCCGGCGGTCGCCGAGGACGGAATGCGCACCAGCGGCGCGTCCGGGACCTGGGAGTGGTGGTACTTCGACAGTCACCTCGCGGACGGCTCCACGGTGGTGATCGTGTTCTACACCAAGGACTTCAACACCCCGTTCAAGGGCATGGGCCCGATGATCACCGTCGAGATCGACCGGCCCGACGGCACTCATATCGAGCGGGAGTTCAAATTCGATGCCGCGAAGTGGTCGGCGAGCGAGACCTCGTGCGATGTCCGTATCGGCGAGAACTACTTCCGCGGCGATCTCGAGCATTACGAGATCCGGGTTGTGGACGGTGATTTCGACATCGAGGTCAGCATCGACCGCACCAGCAACAGCTGGCGGCCCAAGACCGGGATCATCGCTTTCGGCGAGGACGACAAGTTCTTCGGCTGGGTTGTCGCTGTGCCGCAAGGCAAGACGACGGTCGATGTGAAGAGCCCCGAGGCGACGTTCACCGAGTCCGGTTCGTGCTATCACGACCACAACTGGGGCACCGTGATGATGCCCAAGGTCATCAACCACTGGTATTGGGGCCGCGCCGAAATCGGCCCGTTCACCTTCATCGTCGCGGAGATCATCGCCGAATCCGAATTCGACAATGTGCCCATCGTCGTGTTCAACCTCGCTCGCGACGGGCATACCGTCGCCGATGACGAACGCAACGTCACCGTCTACCGAACCTATCCACGGGTCGGACCGGATAGTCCCAAACCGATCAGCGACCGGCTCCTGTTCGAGTACGAGGTGCCCGATGACGACCTGCGATACGAAATCACCCTGTGGCGCAAGAAGAATCTGCTGGTCGCGAAGTTCCTCGACAAGATCATCCCGAACTCGTTCGCGCGCGGGGTCGTGTCCCGGCTGACCGGTTTCGACGGCGCCTACCACCGCTTCACGGGTGAGGCCACGGTGCGCGTCTTCCGTGGCGGCAATGTCGTCGAGGAGTATTCGAGCCCGACCGCGGTCTGGGAACTGATGTTCTTCGGCAAGTGA
- a CDS encoding MFS transporter, which produces MADLSRPHPRATLAVVFLVMFLVSLDLSIVNVALPKIDEAFHFGPSGLSWVINAFMLPFAGLMLLGGRLADLTGRRTLLLAGLTVFALSSAWGGAAQHGWELLIGRAGQGIAAAVLAPMSLALATSEFEEGPQRAKAMAVWGGAAAAGGAVGVVLSGVLTDHLGWRWVMWVNLLFVAATVLAVLRGVTDTAPARRPRVDAIGAVLVTFGVSALVLGVITTDHHGWVSAPVLGWFVAGIVALALFAVVEARVAEPLVPLDMLRRRSLAGATVFGFLLVSGQLASFYFVAQFLQRVLGYSPTRTGLAFLPFCVGVVVGLRIAMALTPRTGPRPVLLAGGLVGAAGLLWFGQSGPSTTFLLGILAPSLVCSIGIGAAMVAMGMAAVTGIEPARSGLASGILNSARQLGGCLGLAVLVTLATHSIGDATDPAALAHGYDIALRWGAALLAAGAIVATLILPRRTATPDTAAVPAAVSN; this is translated from the coding sequence ATGGCGGACCTGTCCAGACCGCACCCCCGGGCGACGCTCGCCGTCGTCTTCCTGGTGATGTTTCTTGTCTCCCTGGATCTTTCGATCGTGAACGTGGCGCTGCCGAAGATCGATGAGGCATTCCACTTCGGTCCCAGTGGGCTCAGCTGGGTGATCAATGCCTTCATGCTGCCGTTCGCCGGCCTGATGCTGCTGGGCGGCAGGCTCGCAGACCTGACCGGACGCCGCACGCTGCTCCTTGCCGGATTGACCGTCTTCGCCCTGTCCAGCGCCTGGGGCGGAGCGGCGCAGCACGGCTGGGAACTGCTGATCGGCCGGGCCGGGCAGGGCATTGCTGCGGCGGTACTCGCGCCGATGTCCTTGGCCCTGGCCACTTCTGAATTCGAGGAGGGTCCGCAGCGCGCCAAAGCCATGGCCGTGTGGGGTGGCGCCGCTGCGGCCGGGGGCGCGGTGGGGGTGGTGCTGAGCGGCGTGCTCACCGACCACCTCGGCTGGCGCTGGGTCATGTGGGTGAATCTGCTCTTTGTTGCCGCCACGGTGCTGGCCGTGCTGCGCGGGGTGACCGATACCGCCCCGGCTCGGCGTCCCCGGGTCGATGCGATCGGTGCGGTACTGGTGACCTTCGGGGTGAGCGCGCTGGTGCTGGGCGTCATCACCACCGACCACCACGGCTGGGTCTCCGCGCCCGTCCTGGGCTGGTTCGTGGCCGGGATCGTGGCATTGGCGCTGTTCGCGGTGGTCGAGGCGCGGGTGGCGGAACCGCTGGTGCCGCTGGACATGCTGCGCCGCCGTTCGCTGGCGGGCGCGACCGTCTTCGGATTCCTGCTGGTCAGTGGACAACTCGCGAGTTTCTACTTCGTCGCGCAATTCCTGCAGCGAGTGCTCGGCTACAGCCCCACCCGCACCGGCCTGGCCTTCCTGCCGTTCTGCGTCGGAGTGGTCGTGGGCCTGCGCATCGCCATGGCGCTCACTCCCCGCACCGGGCCCCGGCCGGTACTGCTGGCGGGCGGACTGGTCGGCGCGGCCGGACTGCTGTGGTTCGGGCAGTCCGGCCCCTCGACCACCTTCCTGCTCGGTATTCTCGCGCCCTCGCTGGTGTGCAGCATCGGAATCGGCGCGGCCATGGTCGCCATGGGCATGGCCGCCGTCACCGGAATCGAACCCGCGCGATCCGGCCTGGCCTCCGGAATCCTCAATAGCGCACGGCAATTGGGCGGCTGCCTGGGCTTGGCGGTACTGGTCACCCTCGCCACCCACAGCATCGGCGACGCCACCGATCCGGCAGCCCTCGCGCACGGCTACGACATCGCCCTGCGCTGGGGTGCGGCACTACTGGCCGCCGGAGCGATCGTCGCGACGCTCATCCTGCCGCGCCGTACCGCGACGCCGGACACGGCCGCTGTGCCTGCCGCGGTATCGAACTAG
- a CDS encoding lipase family alpha/beta hydrolase produces MVESKQRRAEIRALAHLAGDELGGAINGIGTMHRAVSDHVFAAVSWGIGPAARPVKTVHDAITSGVYRVVSAGAVAAGSVAELTAELPGLPTPSRTVYGSGLIATLQGLIGDNLEQERPILASPMTFRVNGEPVGPRGLGAVVANPRPRIVVFLHGLVETEHAWRLGGRPSYAERLDSDLDRTTLMVRYNSGLHIAENARQLDTLLRELFAHWPVEVQEIALVCHSMGGLIARGACHEADREQQDWVRRVRQIVCLGSPHLGAPLEQFVHYASAVLDQLPETRPFARLLRRRSAGIRDLRQGSLVDEDWQDLDVDTLRRKAIQEVPLLPSADHYFVTASITRSPRHPLGRLIGDGLVLPSSGSGRNRARRLGFDDANGLHLTGANHFSLLNHEAVYSALRSWLGDWPAVPITSTTPSRGGES; encoded by the coding sequence ATGGTGGAGTCGAAACAGCGGCGAGCGGAGATCCGAGCACTCGCGCATCTCGCAGGCGATGAACTCGGCGGTGCGATCAATGGGATCGGGACCATGCACCGAGCGGTCAGCGATCATGTATTCGCGGCGGTGTCCTGGGGCATCGGCCCGGCCGCGCGTCCGGTCAAGACTGTGCACGACGCCATCACCTCGGGCGTGTACCGGGTGGTGAGCGCAGGCGCGGTCGCGGCCGGCTCAGTGGCCGAACTGACGGCAGAGCTCCCCGGACTTCCCACCCCCTCGCGCACCGTGTACGGATCGGGCCTGATCGCCACACTCCAGGGGCTGATCGGCGACAATCTCGAGCAGGAGCGGCCGATCCTGGCCTCGCCCATGACTTTTCGCGTCAACGGGGAACCTGTCGGCCCGCGAGGCCTCGGTGCGGTGGTGGCGAATCCACGCCCGCGGATCGTGGTCTTCCTCCATGGGCTGGTGGAGACCGAGCATGCGTGGCGCCTCGGCGGGCGGCCCAGTTATGCCGAGCGACTCGACTCCGATCTCGACCGCACCACCCTGATGGTGCGATACAACAGCGGCTTGCACATCGCCGAGAACGCCCGCCAGCTCGACACACTCCTGCGGGAACTGTTCGCCCACTGGCCGGTCGAGGTGCAGGAGATCGCCCTGGTCTGCCATTCGATGGGTGGCCTGATCGCACGCGGCGCGTGCCACGAAGCGGACCGCGAACAGCAGGACTGGGTGCGCCGAGTCCGCCAGATCGTCTGCCTGGGTTCCCCGCATCTGGGCGCGCCCCTCGAACAGTTTGTCCACTACGCCTCCGCAGTCCTGGACCAACTGCCCGAGACCCGCCCGTTCGCCCGCCTGCTGCGCCGTCGCAGTGCCGGAATCCGCGATCTGCGCCAGGGCTCACTGGTGGACGAGGACTGGCAGGACCTCGACGTGGATACTCTGCGGCGCAAAGCCATTCAGGAGGTTCCGCTGCTGCCCAGCGCCGACCATTATTTCGTCACGGCATCCATCACCCGCAGTCCACGACACCCACTCGGCCGCCTCATCGGCGACGGCCTGGTCCTGCCCAGCAGCGGGTCGGGGCGAAACCGTGCCCGGCGCCTCGGATTCGACGACGCCAACGGCTTACACCTGACCGGCGCGAACCATTTCAGCCTGCTCAACCATGAGGCGGTCTACAGCGCTCTCCGGAGCTGGCTCGGCGACTGGCCCGCAGTGCCGATCACGTCGACTACGCCCTCGAGGGGCGGCGAATCATAG
- a CDS encoding peroxiredoxin-like family protein, with product MSPSIREQSDQLKAVAAERLPADVVAVFDHSIQEFLDQGVPAGAIQAGQRLEPFTLDDATGTPITLDQLVATGTVVMVFYRGGWCPYCNLALRTYQQELLPQLSDFGARLVAISPQSPDDSLSTADKAGLEFTVLSDPGSSVAARIGIDFQQADEVLAAQRKIGLDLAQVNVEGSTRLPRPTVLIVDQNRVVRFVDIQPDYTARTEVADIVAALTDLR from the coding sequence ATGTCACCCAGCATTCGCGAACAGTCCGACCAGCTGAAGGCGGTTGCGGCCGAGCGTCTTCCGGCCGACGTGGTCGCCGTCTTCGACCACAGCATCCAAGAGTTCCTGGACCAGGGAGTCCCCGCCGGCGCCATCCAAGCCGGACAGCGGTTGGAGCCCTTCACCCTCGACGACGCCACCGGCACCCCGATCACCCTGGACCAACTCGTGGCGACCGGGACCGTCGTGATGGTCTTCTACCGCGGCGGCTGGTGTCCCTACTGCAATCTCGCGCTGCGCACCTACCAGCAAGAACTATTGCCGCAACTGAGCGATTTCGGTGCTCGGCTGGTGGCCATCAGTCCGCAATCCCCGGATGATTCGCTCTCGACCGCGGACAAGGCTGGGCTGGAGTTCACCGTTCTGTCCGACCCCGGTAGCAGCGTGGCCGCACGGATCGGTATCGACTTCCAGCAAGCCGACGAAGTCCTGGCGGCCCAGCGCAAGATCGGCCTCGATCTGGCTCAGGTCAATGTCGAGGGCTCGACCCGACTTCCGCGCCCCACCGTCCTGATCGTCGATCAGAACCGTGTGGTGCGTTTCGTCGACATCCAGCCCGACTACACCGCCCGTACCGAGGTCGCCGACATCGTCGCGGCGCTCACCGACCTGCGGTGA
- a CDS encoding TetR/AcrR family transcriptional regulator, with protein MGALPTTERGRLTRRRIVAAALEVVAENGALGASLDEVGARAPASRSQLYHYFEDKNDLLRAVAEATNDMVLDAQHDLFADLGTWPGLLRWTDALVALQHQREGRGGCPIANLLGQVGERDDDIRAVLASGFDRWESSIRAGLAAMYESGELRTETDVAWLATSTLASLQGGLVLAQARRDPAALRGALDGALALIGSYRTHNHTAAAE; from the coding sequence ATGGGAGCCTTACCGACCACCGAGCGCGGACGCCTCACCCGCCGCCGGATCGTGGCCGCCGCCCTCGAGGTCGTGGCCGAGAACGGGGCGCTCGGGGCGAGCCTGGACGAGGTCGGCGCACGCGCCCCCGCATCGCGCAGCCAGCTGTATCACTACTTCGAAGACAAGAACGACCTGCTGCGCGCGGTCGCCGAAGCCACCAACGACATGGTGCTCGACGCCCAGCACGACCTCTTCGCCGATCTCGGTACCTGGCCGGGGTTGCTGCGCTGGACCGATGCCCTTGTCGCACTCCAACATCAGCGGGAAGGAAGGGGCGGCTGTCCGATCGCCAACCTGCTCGGACAGGTCGGCGAGCGCGACGACGATATCCGCGCCGTACTGGCATCCGGTTTCGACCGCTGGGAGTCGAGCATCCGCGCGGGGCTCGCGGCCATGTACGAATCCGGAGAGTTGCGAACGGAAACCGACGTCGCCTGGCTGGCCACCTCCACGCTGGCCAGCCTCCAAGGGGGTCTGGTCCTCGCACAGGCTCGCCGGGATCCCGCAGCGCTGCGCGGCGCCCTCGATGGCGCGCTCGCCCTCATCGGCAGCTACCGCACACATAACCACACCGCGGCGGCGGAGTGA
- a CDS encoding isopenicillin N synthase family dioxygenase, with translation MLARRRVSGEPHDQHTRFQVPVIDIGPYTGLGDPSKQGIVARELDHALRTVGFLQITNHGVPEEVIAGLARSIDEFFALPPTTKLAYRTRATGNRGYSPPRSEALSLSAGITPASRMNDFFEAFNIGAETGDYPAAHLPAEHYADNVWPTESGEFRSAVTDYYAEAARVARTLTTIFADALGVAPGFFTEYTDHSIDVLRMNNYALPAGEITVDGDLNGMGEHTDFGIVTVLWADAAPGLQVLGADQHWHDVQPAPGALLVNLGDLMSRWTSDRWLSTLHRVKPPVQDGKVLRRRSAAFFHDGNSDALITTIPSCLDQHSPGYPPITVDAHITAKLNGSRGGVINTGATREAARILAAQGVSK, from the coding sequence CTGCTCGCACGCCGCCGGGTCAGCGGTGAGCCACACGACCAGCACACTCGATTCCAGGTCCCCGTCATCGATATCGGCCCGTACACCGGGCTCGGCGACCCGTCGAAACAGGGCATCGTCGCCCGTGAACTCGACCACGCCCTGCGCACCGTCGGCTTCCTGCAGATCACCAATCACGGTGTCCCCGAGGAGGTTATCGCCGGGCTCGCCCGGTCGATCGACGAGTTCTTCGCACTGCCGCCCACCACGAAACTCGCCTACCGCACCCGGGCGACGGGCAATCGCGGATACAGTCCCCCGCGCAGTGAGGCCTTGAGCCTGAGCGCCGGTATCACGCCCGCATCCCGGATGAACGACTTCTTCGAGGCATTCAATATCGGCGCCGAGACCGGCGACTACCCGGCGGCGCACCTGCCCGCCGAACATTATGCCGACAATGTGTGGCCCACCGAGAGCGGCGAATTCCGTTCTGCGGTAACCGATTACTACGCCGAGGCCGCACGGGTCGCACGGACGCTGACGACAATCTTCGCCGATGCGCTCGGCGTGGCGCCCGGTTTCTTCACCGAGTACACCGACCACTCGATCGACGTGCTGCGCATGAACAACTACGCGCTGCCCGCCGGCGAGATCACCGTCGACGGCGATCTGAACGGCATGGGTGAGCACACCGACTTCGGGATCGTGACCGTGCTGTGGGCCGATGCCGCTCCCGGTCTGCAGGTGCTCGGCGCCGATCAGCACTGGCACGATGTGCAGCCCGCGCCGGGCGCGCTGCTGGTCAATCTGGGCGATCTGATGTCGCGCTGGACCAGCGACCGCTGGCTCTCCACACTGCACCGGGTCAAACCACCGGTCCAGGACGGCAAGGTGCTGCGCCGGCGCTCGGCCGCGTTCTTCCATGACGGGAACAGTGATGCGCTCATCACGACCATCCCGTCCTGCCTCGATCAGCACTCGCCCGGGTACCCGCCGATCACCGTGGACGCGCATATCACCGCCAAACTCAACGGTTCTCGCGGCGGAGTGATCAATACCGGCGCCACCCGCGAGGCCGCCCGTATCCTCGCCGCACAGGGAGTATCGAAATGA
- a CDS encoding TetR/AcrR family transcriptional regulator C-terminal domain-containing protein, whose translation MNAPSERAKPGRPAQFSREDVVLAAVAVLDAEGLEALTMRRIGAQLNVSAMALYRHLPNRQAVLAAIVDHLVAQTDTTMAPGVTWPLALHTLAGNYRRMLLSHPNAVVLLATHPVDIEIGTHLVSDVLILLMAEGITQQDALTTIQSVMTFVLGHALAQAGTPPGSDEPTPAADAEFYDHWFTTGLDAFVTGFEQKLGSAN comes from the coding sequence GTGAATGCCCCATCCGAACGCGCGAAGCCCGGTCGCCCGGCACAGTTCAGCCGCGAGGACGTCGTCCTCGCGGCGGTTGCCGTGCTCGATGCCGAGGGCCTCGAGGCCCTGACCATGCGCCGCATCGGCGCCCAGCTCAATGTTTCCGCCATGGCGCTCTACCGGCACCTGCCCAATCGACAGGCGGTCCTGGCCGCGATCGTGGATCACCTTGTGGCACAGACCGATACGACAATGGCCCCCGGCGTGACCTGGCCGCTGGCGCTGCACACGCTCGCCGGGAACTATCGCCGGATGCTGCTGAGCCACCCCAATGCTGTTGTGCTGCTTGCCACCCACCCCGTCGATATCGAGATCGGCACCCATCTGGTGTCCGACGTCCTCATCCTCCTCATGGCGGAGGGCATCACCCAGCAGGATGCCCTGACCACCATCCAGTCCGTCATGACCTTCGTCCTGGGCCACGCTCTCGCCCAGGCCGGCACCCCGCCCGGCTCCGACGAACCCACGCCCGCGGCGGACGCAGAGTTCTACGACCACTGGTTCACCACGGGCCTGGATGCCTTCGTCACCGGCTTCGAACAGAAGCTCGGGTCCGCGAACTAG
- a CDS encoding TetR/AcrR family transcriptional regulator — translation MRATNKRITAAAITLFAERGSLDLTMSELAEAAQVSRGTLYRNVESIERLFDQVIEDLATEWLTRIGVAMDRHGDSDPAARMATGLRLVIRLSHENQALGRFIVRFGMTDKALREILSGPPMYDVEQGVATGRYNLGGATEFGVASLIIGTVVSTAWVVLEGHQGWREAGSSAAELLLRALGIEPLEAQQIAAAELPELPFH, via the coding sequence ATGCGCGCAACGAACAAACGAATCACTGCCGCGGCGATCACACTGTTCGCCGAGCGCGGCAGTCTGGACCTGACCATGAGCGAGCTGGCCGAAGCAGCCCAGGTATCGCGCGGCACGCTCTACCGGAACGTCGAATCCATAGAACGGCTCTTCGATCAGGTGATCGAGGACCTCGCCACCGAATGGCTGACCCGCATCGGGGTAGCCATGGACCGCCACGGCGATTCCGATCCGGCCGCTCGCATGGCCACCGGCCTGCGCCTGGTCATACGGCTATCGCACGAGAACCAGGCACTGGGCCGCTTCATCGTCCGATTCGGCATGACCGACAAGGCTTTACGCGAAATCCTGTCCGGCCCACCGATGTACGACGTCGAACAGGGAGTCGCCACCGGACGCTACAACCTCGGCGGCGCAACAGAATTCGGCGTCGCATCCCTCATCATCGGCACCGTGGTCAGCACCGCATGGGTCGTCCTCGAGGGCCATCAGGGCTGGCGTGAAGCCGGCTCCAGCGCCGCCGAACTGCTACTGCGAGCGCTGGGCATCGAACCTCTCGAGGCACAACAGATCGCGGCGGCCGAACTGCCCGAACTTCCGTTCCACTGA